In Edaphobacter paludis, a single window of DNA contains:
- a CDS encoding alpha-glucuronidase family glycosyl hydrolase, with amino-acid sequence MAMLMIEEKRDRKTGVCGLRRFLRSITLAVLFGSTVWAAQAETGSAGWLRYSRITDPSALQQYRSLPRQIVRADTSPVGQSASGELARGLRSMLGGEFRVSSALPDGDAFVLGTPQELHHLLPQWRGPDLAEEGFAVSKLNEHGHRLWIVAGGSQRGELYGVFHLLEQVAELHEIAPDAESPSAPIRWVNQWDNFDGSIERGYAGRSIFFEGGHVRGDLTRVSEYGRLLASVGLNGCTVNNVNSDLRTLQPEMLRELARIADALRPWGVRMSLSVDLSSPQAVGHLSTFDPLDPQVIAWWQQKTDEIYKLIPDFGGFVVKADSEGRLGPSHYRRNPAQAANVLAHALLPHHGVVLYRGFVYNQHLDWHDLKADRARAGYDNFRALDGKFEPNVVIQIKNGPIDFQVREPVSPLFAALQHTNQAIELQVTQEYTGQQRHMVFLVPMWKTALDTDMRAQNRSTPVKEIIEGKSFHRPLGGFVAVVNVGLDENWLHHPMAMANLYGYGKLAWDPDLTTDQIIDGWTRLTFGNNPKVVSTIDDLQRNSWHVYEEYTGPLGLGTLTDIIGIHYGPGIESAERNGWGQWIRADHQGIGMDRTVATGTGYIGQYPPELAKIYESLSTCPDELLLFMHHVPYNYVLHSGKTVIQHVYDSHYDGAAAAATYAPRWQTLHGLIDEERYQRTLALFEYQAGHAIVWRDAVSEWFLRMSGIADAAGRVGHYPDRIEAEAMQSDGYTPVEVTPWETASGGKAVTCNRATACTLTAKLNKPAGIYQIAVQYFDIHPGAAQYEVLLNGKGIAHWTADNTLPPAVADKTLDGHTSTRFTIPGVKLEPGDTLTLRGIPNRAEPAPVDYIEITKQ; translated from the coding sequence CAGATTGTGCGGGCTGATACGTCTCCTGTGGGACAAAGCGCATCGGGCGAACTGGCGCGGGGCTTGCGCAGCATGCTTGGCGGGGAATTTCGAGTGAGTTCTGCTCTGCCTGATGGCGACGCTTTTGTGCTGGGAACTCCGCAGGAGTTGCATCATCTATTGCCGCAATGGAGAGGGCCGGACCTCGCCGAGGAAGGCTTTGCGGTGTCGAAATTAAATGAGCATGGACATCGTCTCTGGATTGTTGCGGGCGGCAGCCAGAGGGGCGAACTCTATGGGGTCTTTCATCTGCTGGAGCAGGTCGCGGAGTTGCATGAGATCGCTCCTGACGCGGAATCTCCCTCTGCACCGATTCGATGGGTCAACCAATGGGACAACTTCGATGGCTCTATTGAACGCGGCTATGCGGGGCGCAGCATCTTCTTTGAGGGCGGCCATGTGCGCGGCGATCTCACGCGCGTTTCGGAGTATGGCCGGCTGCTGGCCTCAGTTGGCCTGAATGGCTGCACAGTAAACAATGTGAACTCCGATTTGCGCACGTTGCAGCCGGAGATGTTGCGTGAACTGGCTCGGATCGCCGATGCTCTGCGTCCGTGGGGCGTTCGCATGTCGCTCTCGGTGGACCTGTCGAGCCCGCAAGCTGTCGGTCACCTTTCGACCTTTGATCCGCTTGATCCGCAGGTTATTGCCTGGTGGCAGCAGAAGACGGATGAGATTTATAAACTGATTCCGGACTTCGGCGGCTTTGTCGTCAAGGCTGATTCCGAAGGACGACTTGGGCCATCGCATTACCGCCGCAATCCTGCGCAGGCTGCTAATGTTCTTGCCCACGCGCTGCTGCCGCATCACGGAGTAGTTCTTTATCGTGGATTTGTCTACAACCAGCATCTGGACTGGCACGACCTGAAGGCTGATCGGGCGCGTGCCGGCTATGACAACTTTCGCGCACTCGACGGCAAGTTTGAGCCGAACGTAGTCATCCAGATTAAAAATGGCCCGATCGATTTTCAAGTGCGCGAGCCGGTCTCTCCGCTTTTTGCGGCGCTGCAACATACCAATCAGGCGATTGAATTACAGGTGACGCAGGAATATACCGGGCAGCAGCGGCACATGGTCTTCCTTGTGCCCATGTGGAAGACGGCGCTCGATACGGACATGCGAGCGCAGAATCGAAGCACTCCGGTCAAAGAGATTATCGAAGGAAAGAGTTTTCATCGGCCGCTGGGAGGCTTTGTTGCTGTCGTCAATGTTGGATTGGATGAGAACTGGCTGCATCATCCCATGGCCATGGCCAATCTTTATGGCTATGGCAAATTGGCGTGGGACCCAGACCTCACGACGGACCAGATCATCGATGGTTGGACTCGACTTACCTTTGGCAATAATCCGAAGGTGGTCTCTACGATCGACGATCTTCAGCGCAATTCATGGCATGTCTATGAGGAGTACACCGGACCGCTTGGCCTGGGAACGCTGACCGATATCATAGGCATTCACTATGGGCCAGGGATCGAATCGGCGGAACGGAATGGATGGGGACAGTGGATTCGCGCCGACCATCAGGGTATTGGCATGGACCGGACCGTCGCTACAGGGACGGGATATATCGGGCAATATCCGCCGGAGCTTGCGAAGATTTACGAATCACTTTCTACCTGCCCGGATGAGCTTCTGCTCTTTATGCATCATGTGCCGTACAACTATGTTCTGCATAGCGGCAAGACTGTCATTCAGCATGTTTATGACTCGCACTACGATGGCGCTGCCGCTGCTGCGACCTATGCTCCTCGCTGGCAGACACTGCATGGTCTTATCGATGAAGAGCGGTATCAGCGAACGCTTGCACTCTTCGAGTATCAGGCTGGTCACGCCATCGTCTGGCGCGATGCGGTGAGCGAGTGGTTTCTGCGGATGTCGGGCATTGCTGATGCGGCCGGCCGGGTGGGGCACTATCCCGATCGGATTGAAGCCGAAGCGATGCAGAGCGATGGTTATACACCGGTCGAGGTTACACCCTGGGAGACTGCTTCCGGAGGCAAGGCCGTGACGTGCAATCGGGCCACCGCCTGCACGCTTACTGCAAAGCTGAATAAACCCGCGGGAATCTACCAAATTGCGGTCCAGTACTTCGATATCCATCCGGGGGCCGCGCAGTATGAAGTCCTGTTGAATGGCAAGGGCATCGCCCATTGGACGGCGGACAATACGCTACCTCCCGCTGTCGCCGATAAAACGCTCGATGGCCACACAAGCACGCGCTTTACTATACCGGGTGTTAAGCTTGAGCCCGGAGATACGCTTACGTTGCGAGGCATCCCAAATCGGGCCGAGCCCGCACCTGTTGACTACATCGAGATCACAAAACAATGA